One genomic region from Spiroplasma endosymbiont of Polydrusus cervinus encodes:
- a CDS encoding F0F1 ATP synthase subunit epsilon — protein MANQISLKIITPQGVIVNCLVDIVTVKTITGYMGILYGHIPFVSTIVPSEMVYKINNKEYKLSIAGGILQVEQEFVKILADEVNVIS, from the coding sequence ATGGCAAATCAAATTAGTTTAAAAATTATTACCCCCCAGGGTGTTATTGTTAATTGTTTGGTTGATATTGTAACAGTAAAAACAATTACGGGATATATGGGAATTTTGTATGGTCATATTCCATTTGTATCAACAATTGTTCCATCGGAAATGGTATATAAAATTAATAATAAGGAATATAAGTTAAGTATTGCTGGTGGAATTTTACAAGTTGAACAGGAATTTGTTAAAATTCTTGCCGATGAAGTTAATGTTATTTCTTAG
- the atpD gene encoding F0F1 ATP synthase subunit beta, producing MEKNGKVVQVLGPVVDVRFAEEYLPELYNAITLDNNGVNLVLEVVQHIGDDTVRAIALGPTEGMARGMMVIDTKAPITVPVGEEVLGRMFNVLGEAIDEKPQPKTKIMRPIHREAPSYEEQQTTSEILETGIKVVDLLVPFVKGGKIGLFGGAGIGKTVLVQELINNVAKAHEGISVFAGVGERTREGNDLYYEMIEAGVIDKTALVFGQMNETPGARMRVALTGLTIAEYFRDDKNQDVLLFIDNIFRFTQAGSEVSALLGRMPSAVGYQPTLATEMGALQERITSTKKGSITSVQAVYVPADDLTDPAPATTFAHLDAKVVLDREISALGIYPAVDPLGSSSRLLDPLVVGEEHYEVARGVQEILQKFKELQSIIAILGMDELSDEDKIAVARARKIRNFLSQPFFVGEKFSGKSGKYVPVVETIRAFKEILAGKYDDLPEQAFLYVGTMDEVVKAAAALKHS from the coding sequence ATGGAGAAAAATGGAAAAGTAGTACAGGTCTTAGGGCCTGTTGTTGATGTACGATTTGCCGAAGAATATTTACCAGAATTATATAATGCAATTACGCTTGATAATAATGGGGTAAATTTAGTATTAGAAGTTGTTCAACATATTGGTGATGACACAGTGCGAGCAATCGCGCTAGGTCCAACTGAAGGAATGGCCCGGGGAATGATGGTCATTGATACAAAAGCACCAATTACAGTTCCGGTTGGGGAAGAGGTTTTAGGAAGAATGTTTAATGTTCTTGGAGAAGCAATTGATGAAAAACCACAACCTAAAACAAAAATAATGCGACCAATCCACCGTGAAGCACCATCATATGAAGAGCAACAAACAACATCGGAAATTTTGGAAACAGGAATTAAAGTTGTTGATTTATTGGTTCCCTTTGTAAAGGGAGGAAAAATTGGTTTATTTGGGGGAGCTGGTATTGGAAAAACAGTTCTAGTTCAAGAACTAATTAATAATGTGGCAAAAGCGCATGAGGGAATTTCTGTTTTTGCCGGCGTTGGCGAACGAACTCGGGAAGGTAATGATTTGTATTATGAAATGATTGAAGCTGGGGTTATTGATAAAACTGCATTAGTTTTTGGTCAAATGAATGAAACACCAGGAGCTCGTATGCGAGTTGCTTTAACTGGTTTAACGATTGCTGAATACTTCCGGGATGATAAAAATCAAGATGTTTTATTATTTATTGATAATATTTTCCGTTTTACTCAAGCTGGTTCTGAAGTATCCGCCTTATTAGGGCGAATGCCATCTGCGGTTGGTTATCAACCAACCTTAGCAACTGAAATGGGGGCCTTACAAGAACGGATTACGTCAACGAAAAAGGGAAGTATTACTTCGGTTCAAGCAGTTTACGTTCCGGCGGATGATTTAACTGATCCCGCTCCAGCAACAACCTTTGCCCATTTAGATGCGAAAGTTGTTCTAGACCGGGAAATTTCTGCATTAGGAATTTATCCTGCGGTTGACCCCTTAGGAAGTTCATCGCGGCTATTAGATCCTTTAGTGGTTGGTGAAGAACATTACGAAGTTGCCCGGGGAGTGCAAGAAATCTTACAAAAGTTTAAAGAATTACAATCAATTATTGCAATTTTAGGAATGGATGAATTATCAGATGAAGATAAAATTGCCGTTGCTAGAGCACGGAAAATTCGAAACTTTTTATCGCAGCCATTCTTTGTTGGTGAAAAGTTTTCGGGAAAATCTGGAAAATATGTTCCCGTCGTGGAAACAATTCGCGCTTTTAAAGAAATTTTAGCCGGAAAATATGATGACTTACCAGAGCAAGCATTCTTATACGTTGGAACAATGGATGAGGTTGTTAAAGCTGCGGCAGCTTTAAAACATAGTTAA
- the atpG gene encoding ATP synthase F1 subunit gamma, with protein sequence MAVGTGLKKQITSINSTSKITQAMKLVATAKLKKIGKQISNSKPYFSEVYTVFNDIISKADDSIYQKKDGTKASERTCWIVINSNLGLCGGYNININKLVLRQLRKNDCIIVIGSKAELFYANKGCKIMHVRKDIDIDFSYDDAREFAQEILSGFNGNTYDEIKIAYTKFINNVTFKPTILQLLPIVKANQNQEPKHINIITEFEPDPATILENAVPMYLNTILFSTIIESQVSEQASRRLAMENAMENAHVMLEKLSLLYNRKRQAAITQEITEIVAGAGAQEN encoded by the coding sequence ATGGCAGTTGGAACAGGTTTAAAAAAACAAATTACTTCAATTAATTCAACTTCTAAAATAACACAAGCAATGAAATTAGTAGCGACGGCAAAATTAAAAAAAATTGGAAAACAAATTTCAAATTCAAAACCATATTTTTCCGAAGTTTATACTGTTTTTAATGACATTATTAGTAAAGCGGATGATTCAATTTACCAAAAAAAAGATGGGACAAAAGCTAGTGAGCGTACTTGTTGAATTGTTATTAATTCAAATTTAGGCTTATGTGGTGGTTATAATATTAATATTAATAAACTAGTGTTACGTCAATTACGAAAAAATGATTGTATCATTGTCATTGGTTCTAAAGCAGAATTATTTTATGCCAATAAAGGTTGCAAAATTATGCATGTAAGAAAAGACATTGATATTGATTTTTCTTATGATGATGCTCGTGAATTTGCGCAAGAAATTTTATCTGGGTTTAATGGGAATACTTACGATGAAATTAAAATTGCCTATACTAAGTTTATTAACAATGTTACTTTTAAGCCAACAATTTTACAATTGTTGCCAATTGTTAAAGCGAACCAGAATCAAGAACCAAAACATATTAATATTATTACAGAATTTGAACCAGATCCAGCAACAATTTTGGAAAATGCCGTGCCGATGTATTTAAATACAATTTTATTTTCAACAATTATTGAATCACAAGTTTCTGAACAAGCATCACGACGCCTAGCAATGGAAAATGCAATGGAAAATGCGCATGTGATGTTAGAAAAATTATCGTTATTATATAACCGTAAGCGTCAAGCAGCGATTACCCAAGAAATTACAGAAATTGTTGCCGGAGCTGGCGCACAAGAAAATTAA
- the atpA gene encoding F0F1 ATP synthase subunit alpha, translating into MALNINEISEIIKKQIKEYGKKIEIHEEGTVVTVGDGIALIDGLDNAMMSELLIFPNEIYGMVLNLEEGAVGAVLMGDDMTVREGDQVRRSGKIVETPVGDALLGRVVNALGQPIDGKGPLKAKKTRPVERIAPGVMTRKSVDEPMETGIMTIDAMIPIGKGQRELIIGDRQTGKTAIGIDTILNQKGKGVKCIYVAIGQKASTVAQIVEKLRAAGALEYTTVVSATASELAPLQYLAPYTGVTIGEEWMEAGENVIIIYDDLSKHAVAYRTMALLLHRPPGREAYPGDVFYLHSRLLERAARVTKEYGGGSITALPIIETQAGDISAYIPTNVISITDGQIFLNNDQFNAGIRPAVDAGLSVSRVGSAAQIKAMKQVAGSLKLELAQYRELQAFAQFGSDLDEATKEVLEQGKRVIEILKQKQYSPLSQIDQVIILLAVNKKRTRWIPVNKIQEFKEELIEHFKTKAKKYYTELGKTKTYSEILMANIDNEIIQVVKKVTNKIADYKPELFGQVEKWNRLGQ; encoded by the coding sequence GTGGCTTTAAATATAAATGAAATTTCAGAAATAATTAAAAAACAAATTAAAGAATATGGTAAGAAAATTGAAATTCATGAAGAAGGAACTGTTGTCACGGTTGGTGATGGGATTGCTTTAATTGATGGTCTGGATAATGCAATGATGAGTGAATTATTAATTTTTCCAAATGAAATTTATGGAATGGTATTAAATTTAGAAGAAGGGGCCGTTGGAGCCGTTCTAATGGGTGATGATATGACAGTTCGGGAAGGAGACCAAGTTCGACGATCAGGAAAAATTGTTGAAACACCAGTTGGTGATGCCTTATTAGGACGAGTTGTTAATGCTTTAGGGCAACCCATTGATGGGAAAGGTCCTTTGAAAGCAAAAAAAACGCGCCCAGTTGAAAGAATTGCCCCTGGAGTTATGACAAGAAAATCAGTTGATGAACCAATGGAAACGGGAATTATGACAATTGATGCGATGATTCCAATTGGGAAAGGACAACGGGAACTAATTATTGGTGATCGGCAAACAGGAAAAACAGCGATTGGGATTGATACAATCTTAAACCAAAAAGGGAAAGGCGTTAAATGTATTTATGTTGCCATTGGGCAAAAAGCGTCAACTGTTGCCCAAATCGTTGAGAAATTACGTGCGGCAGGAGCCCTAGAATATACGACAGTTGTCTCAGCGACAGCAAGTGAATTAGCCCCATTGCAATATTTAGCCCCATATACGGGTGTTACAATTGGTGAAGAATGAATGGAAGCTGGTGAAAATGTAATCATCATTTATGATGACCTTTCAAAACATGCTGTTGCTTATCGAACAATGGCGTTGTTATTACACCGGCCACCGGGACGTGAAGCATATCCTGGAGATGTTTTCTATTTACATAGTCGTTTATTAGAACGTGCCGCCCGTGTAACAAAAGAATATGGTGGCGGAAGTATTACAGCCTTGCCAATTATTGAAACTCAAGCCGGTGATATTTCAGCATATATTCCAACGAATGTTATTTCAATTACGGATGGACAAATTTTCTTAAATAATGACCAATTTAATGCTGGGATTCGGCCAGCGGTTGATGCAGGGTTATCAGTATCACGGGTAGGATCAGCGGCGCAAATTAAGGCAATGAAACAAGTTGCTGGTTCATTAAAATTAGAATTAGCTCAATATCGGGAATTGCAAGCTTTTGCACAATTTGGGTCTGATTTAGATGAAGCAACAAAAGAAGTTTTAGAACAAGGGAAACGAGTAATTGAAATTTTAAAACAAAAGCAATATTCACCACTTTCCCAAATTGATCAGGTAATTATTTTATTAGCAGTTAATAAAAAAAGAACTCGTTGAATTCCAGTTAATAAAATTCAAGAGTTTAAAGAGGAATTAATTGAACATTTTAAAACAAAAGCAAAAAAATATTACACTGAATTAGGAAAAACAAAAACCTATAGTGAAATATTAATGGCTAATATTGATAATGAAATTATTCAAGTTGTTAAAAAAGTTACAAATAAAATTGCGGATTATAAACCAGAATTGTTTGGTCAAGTTGAAAAATGAAACCGTTTAGGACAATAA
- a CDS encoding F0F1 ATP synthase subunit delta, which translates to MLVSEKFIDNYAAALMDLALETKRIDHFLEVSNIIVELFKQEPDYIKLMMNGDITKIERKKILEKPFQKVIDPLILNALFLLIDWEAFCYVRRIFKCLRKLINISYDVQYGNIYSTQPLTKKQITTIEIKLSKKFGYHIELVNKIDPSLLGGVRVKIKHEIIDGSIAGQLETMRQKAIHNK; encoded by the coding sequence ATGTTAGTTAGTGAAAAATTTATTGATAATTATGCAGCTGCGCTCATGGATTTAGCACTTGAAACAAAAAGAATTGATCATTTTTTAGAAGTTAGTAATATCATTGTTGAATTATTTAAGCAAGAACCAGATTATATTAAATTAATGATGAATGGAGACATTACAAAAATAGAACGTAAGAAGATTTTGGAAAAACCATTTCAAAAAGTTATTGATCCATTAATTTTAAATGCCCTTTTCTTATTAATTGATTGGGAAGCTTTTTGTTATGTTAGAAGAATCTTTAAATGCTTAAGAAAATTAATTAATATTAGTTATGATGTTCAATATGGAAATATTTATTCAACACAGCCGTTAACAAAAAAACAAATTACAACAATTGAAATAAAATTAAGTAAAAAATTTGGTTATCATATTGAATTAGTTAATAAAATTGATCCCTCGTTATTAGGCGGTGTTCGCGTTAAAATTAAACACGAAATTATTGATGGATCAATTGCGGGACAATTAGAAACAATGCGTCAAAAAGCAATACATAATAAATAG
- the atpF gene encoding F0F1 ATP synthase subunit B, protein MWLMSKPIEPSQIINQLFPNLWIFIAHVIATIILLILLSKWVYNPFRKAMRARRNKIRELIQDAAEKQTEATIDQKEASKLLTTAKVEANNIVASARTEAEAKRRQILERAKVEVMKLNEQAHKETQKEKEQYYDDIRKSIINVAFNAAEQLLDKEISKEKNEKLVEEFIKELE, encoded by the coding sequence ATGTGATTAATGTCAAAACCAATTGAACCATCACAAATTATTAATCAATTATTTCCTAATTTATGGATTTTTATTGCCCATGTTATTGCAACAATTATCCTATTAATTTTATTATCAAAATGAGTTTATAATCCATTTCGTAAGGCAATGCGTGCTCGTCGGAATAAAATTCGAGAATTAATTCAAGATGCAGCAGAAAAACAAACAGAAGCAACAATTGATCAAAAAGAAGCATCAAAATTATTAACAACGGCAAAAGTAGAAGCAAATAATATTGTTGCTTCTGCCCGCACTGAAGCAGAAGCGAAACGTCGTCAAATTTTAGAGAGAGCGAAAGTAGAAGTTATGAAGTTGAATGAACAAGCTCATAAAGAAACTCAAAAGGAAAAAGAGCAATATTATGATGATATTCGAAAATCAATTATTAATGTTGCATTTAATGCAGCTGAGCAATTATTAGATAAAGAAATTAGCAAAGAAAAAAATGAAAAATTAGTAGAAGAATTCATTAAAGAATTAGAGTAG
- the atpE gene encoding ATP synthase F0 subunit C, whose protein sequence is MIDFMTIDLMSNMMGIWLMAGINDGFTKGMSLLGAGLAAIGCCGSGIGQGYTGGKAVEAIARNPEVESKVRTQYIIAAAITESGSIYALVIAIILAFVTG, encoded by the coding sequence ATGATAGATTTTATGACGATAGATTTGATGTCAAATATGATGGGAATATGATTAATGGCTGGAATTAATGATGGCTTTACAAAAGGAATGTCATTGTTAGGAGCAGGATTAGCGGCGATTGGATGTTGTGGTTCAGGAATTGGACAAGGATATACGGGAGGAAAAGCAGTTGAAGCGATTGCTCGTAATCCAGAAGTTGAAAGTAAAGTTCGTACACAATATATTATTGCTGCTGCAATTACTGAATCAGGGTCAATTTATGCATTAGTTATTGCGATTATTTTAGCATTTGTTACTGGTTAA
- a CDS encoding F0F1 ATP synthase subunit A has translation MVTKSNFVQFLAMDLIPNPNKSGMNAWSYAILLPQLITIVITTFIIMLLSIGYYKRLKKLGPTDVPTGLVLFAEIAIKWVEKQVVDLMGPKYKFLTVYVMYLLLYIGIGNLMSVVGFESLATAYTVPLSMGLVTFIGIYYFGIKYQKIVYFKKFFINPLELLTQFVPLISISFRLFGNILGGTVIITLFTALMGFIWGQIPYIGPVDLLAGIFLPFLSIYFDVFDGLIQAYIFSILTIAYWAMEMKTENKEKEEKTIKLKKNKKLKMLL, from the coding sequence ATGGTGACTAAAAGTAATTTTGTTCAATTTCTTGCCATGGATTTAATTCCTAATCCAAATAAAAGTGGAATGAATGCATGAAGTTATGCGATTTTATTACCGCAATTAATAACGATAGTTATTACTACCTTTATTATTATGCTTTTATCAATTGGCTATTATAAACGTCTAAAAAAACTTGGCCCAACTGATGTTCCAACTGGTTTAGTGTTATTTGCAGAAATTGCAATTAAGTGAGTTGAAAAACAAGTTGTTGATTTAATGGGGCCAAAATATAAATTTTTGACTGTTTATGTTATGTACTTATTATTGTATATTGGGATTGGAAATTTAATGAGTGTCGTTGGTTTTGAATCGTTGGCAACAGCTTATACTGTCCCATTATCAATGGGATTGGTAACATTTATTGGGATATATTATTTTGGGATTAAATATCAAAAAATAGTATATTTTAAAAAGTTTTTTATAAATCCATTAGAATTATTAACGCAATTTGTTCCGTTAATCTCAATTTCATTCCGGCTATTTGGAAACATTTTGGGAGGAACAGTTATTATTACTTTATTTACCGCTTTAATGGGATTTATTTGAGGTCAAATTCCTTATATTGGTCCTGTTGATTTATTGGCGGGTATCTTTTTACCTTTTTTAAGCATTTATTTTGACGTTTTTGATGGCTTAATTCAAGCTTATATTTTTTCAATTTTAACAATTGCTTATTGGGCAATGGAAATGAAAACAGAAAATAAAGAGAAAGAAGAAAAGACAATTAAGTTAAAAAAGAACAAAAAGTTAAAAATGTTGCTTTAA
- a CDS encoding MG406 family protein, with protein sequence MQETVFLELNKKSKLNWKKPFKGVQCKLSIISLIMFLEILVVLTIIYLTLKRDWTLYSGLVLGYLFSLIGFLIICFSGWLLSISLNKYFFILLYLVRLVIYAIPIVIYAENTSFFSIYTIIVGISLCPLSSLFANVKFPIRKHRKEEKNGD encoded by the coding sequence ATGCAGGAGACCGTATTTTTGGAACTAAATAAAAAAAGTAAATTAAATTGAAAAAAACCCTTTAAAGGTGTACAATGTAAACTGTCAATAATAAGTTTAATTATGTTTTTGGAAATACTAGTAGTATTGACGATCATATATTTGACATTAAAACGAGATTGAACTTTATACTCAGGATTAGTTTTGGGGTATTTGTTTTCTCTTATAGGTTTCTTAATCATTTGCTTTTCTGGATGATTGTTAAGTATAAGTTTAAATAAGTACTTTTTTATCTTATTGTACCTAGTTCGCTTAGTTATTTATGCTATACCAATAGTTATTTATGCTGAGAATACTAGTTTTTTTAGTATCTATACAATAATTGTTGGGATTAGTTTATGCCCGCTTTCATCGCTATTTGCAAATGTTAAATTTCCAATTCGTAAGCACAGAAAGGAAGAGAAAAATGGTGACTAA
- the upp gene encoding uracil phosphoribosyltransferase, with amino-acid sequence MSFTVIKHPLILDKLTRMRKKESNSKVFKENLDEIAKLMAYEIFRNIELNEFEIETPVAKTKGYKIANDIVLFPILRAGLGMVDGIINLVPNAKIGHIGLYRDEKTLQPHEYFAKKPENISKASVLVLDPMLATGGSANLAIQKVKEWGATNIKLVCLVAAPEGKKCIEEHHPDVDMYVAALDQRLDEHAYIIPGLGDAGDRIFGTK; translated from the coding sequence ATGTCATTTACTGTAATAAAACACCCACTAATCTTAGATAAATTAACAAGAATGCGTAAAAAGGAAAGCAACTCAAAGGTTTTTAAGGAAAATTTGGATGAAATTGCGAAATTAATGGCGTATGAAATATTTCGCAATATTGAATTAAATGAATTTGAAATTGAGACACCAGTAGCAAAAACAAAGGGATATAAAATTGCAAATGATATTGTTTTATTTCCAATTTTAAGAGCCGGCTTGGGAATGGTTGATGGAATTATTAATTTAGTTCCAAATGCTAAAATTGGGCATATTGGCCTATACCGTGATGAAAAAACACTACAACCACATGAATATTTTGCTAAAAAACCAGAAAATATTAGCAAAGCAAGTGTTTTGGTTTTAGATCCAATGTTAGCAACCGGAGGCAGTGCTAATCTTGCGATTCAAAAAGTTAAAGAGTGAGGGGCTACTAATATTAAATTAGTATGTTTAGTAGCTGCGCCAGAAGGGAAAAAATGCATTGAAGAACATCACCCTGATGTTGATATGTATGTTGCTGCTTTAGACCAACGTTTAGATGAACATGCTTATATTATTCCTGGTCTAGGTGATGCAGGAGACCGTATTTTTGGAACTAAATAA
- the holA gene encoding DNA polymerase III subunit delta yields MFLIYGEDAFLIKMQKNKILTKINSDNEYDLQEYNYLEDALPSILNDANTIPLFSEKRIIIVNDSYFITEKKIKTKVDNKSHLPQLMEYLIAPNPSTFIIFICPVNKISNRLKITKQMLALTSVLKATNLSYNELTKFINDYIVKNNGAIKQNLIPKIVEYLPNNLYIIRNELKKLLLINSDITDDLIENNMTKYLDTDIFKLVDDLLKNDLNSFLINYHYLQERGLSSIALLALITSSVIFTRNIIVLSALKKTPSQIVEILQIHPFWVKKISEHMHNFSIKKANNIIQELFWIDYNIKKGIIRREISSDLYLIKLFDIN; encoded by the coding sequence ATGTTTTTAATATATGGCGAAGATGCTTTTTTAATTAAAATGCAAAAAAATAAGATTTTAACAAAAATTAATTCTGATAATGAATATGATTTACAAGAATATAACTATTTAGAAGATGCTTTACCATCAATTTTAAATGATGCAAACACTATTCCGTTATTTTCAGAAAAAAGAATTATTATCGTAAATGATAGTTATTTTATTACGGAAAAAAAAATTAAAACAAAAGTAGATAATAAGAGTCATTTACCACAGTTAATGGAATATTTAATAGCACCAAATCCTAGTACTTTTATTATTTTTATTTGCCCAGTCAATAAGATTAGTAATCGTTTAAAAATAACGAAACAAATGTTGGCATTAACTAGTGTTTTAAAGGCAACAAATTTATCATATAATGAATTAACAAAATTTATTAATGATTATATTGTAAAAAATAATGGAGCGATTAAACAGAATCTAATTCCCAAGATTGTGGAATATTTACCAAATAATTTGTATATTATCCGAAATGAATTAAAAAAATTATTATTAATTAATTCTGATATTACCGATGACTTAATTGAAAATAATATGACAAAATATTTGGATACTGACATTTTTAAATTAGTTGATGACTTATTAAAAAATGATTTAAATAGTTTTTTAATAAATTATCATTATTTGCAAGAACGAGGATTAAGTAGTATTGCTTTATTAGCATTGATTACGAGTAGTGTTATTTTTACGAGAAATATTATTGTTTTATCGGCTTTAAAGAAAACACCATCTCAAATTGTCGAAATTTTACAAATCCATCCATTTTGAGTAAAGAAAATTTCAGAACATATGCATAATTTTAGTATTAAAAAAGCAAATAATATTATTCAAGAATTATTTTGAATTGATTATAATATAAAAAAAGGTATAATAAGAAGAGAAATTAGCAGTGATTTGTATTTAATTAAATTATTTGATATAAATTAA
- a CDS encoding energy-coupled thiamine transporter ThiT, whose protein sequence is MYTCKKKNGTINLSEIARQMGRGINTVKREIKRFKNIQDYNPSDTHKDYKQKRKKCIKKYLNLHIISFNLLNLISNIIIYSYETKVSDFLFANATKRKRFLINLGIWKWKTFDFVIIAMFVVLTLILAYLEILLINLSSGGGVGLKYIPLVIIAFWHSALVGFFIESISALMSLLFISSHFYVSAWSYLLDYFVPMIIPTIAGFMRFKVNNDKKYITYVNYIILCFSIISLIYLSQVLSGVLIWTTLFPGSVWPGYTNWLYAIVYNFIHSFLFTYPIMQLVIPLVLRSLTPVFWQRYLKYTD, encoded by the coding sequence TTGTATACTTGTAAAAAGAAAAATGGCACGATTAATTTATCTGAAATAGCAAGACAAATGGGTCGCGGGATTAATACTGTTAAAAGAGAAATTAAGCGATTTAAAAATATACAAGATTATAATCCATCAGATACTCACAAAGATTATAAACAAAAGCGTAAAAAATGTATTAAAAAATACCTGAATTTACATATTATTAGTTTTAATCTTCTGAATCTAATTAGTAATATTATTATTTATAGTTATGAAACAAAAGTTAGTGATTTTCTTTTTGCTAATGCCACTAAACGCAAACGTTTTTTAATTAATTTAGGAATTTGAAAATGAAAAACATTTGATTTTGTTATTATTGCAATGTTTGTTGTTTTAACCTTGATATTAGCCTATTTAGAAATATTATTAATTAATTTATCCTCTGGTGGTGGTGTCGGACTAAAATATATTCCCCTTGTAATTATTGCTTTTTGGCATTCAGCTTTAGTCGGTTTTTTTATTGAGAGTATTAGTGCTTTAATGTCCCTATTATTTATTTCCTCGCATTTTTATGTTTCAGCATGATCATATTTACTGGATTATTTTGTCCCGATGATTATTCCAACTATTGCTGGCTTTATGCGCTTTAAGGTTAATAATGATAAAAAATATATTACATATGTTAATTATATTATTCTTTGTTTCAGTATTATTAGTTTAATTTATTTATCACAAGTATTATCTGGAGTCCTAATTTGAACAACGTTATTTCCTGGCTCAGTTTGACCAGGCTATACAAATTGATTATATGCAATTGTTTATAACTTTATTCATAGTTTTCTTTTTACCTATCCAATTATGCAACTTGTCATTCCGTTAGTTCTGCGGAGTTTAACTCCCGTTTTCTGACAACGTTATCTAAAATATACCGATTAA
- a CDS encoding lipoprotein, producing the protein MRNNYNILSILGAIGLKATSTTSLISC; encoded by the coding sequence TTGCGCAATAATTATAACATTTTAAGTATTTTAGGAGCAATCGGATTAAAAGCAACAAGTACAACATCGTTAATTAGTTGCTAA
- a CDS encoding transposase family protein: protein MARKGQKFNKYTAYFRKMIVQEVKNNSISFIAKKYQINKKTIASWYENFKKGILNTNKGPKESFEKRDLNYYKVRYELLKNLHDFYN, encoded by the coding sequence ATGGCAAGAAAAGGACAAAAATTTAATAAATATACAGCATATTTTCGAAAAATGATAGTACAAGAGGTTAAAAATAATAGTATAAGTTTTATTGCAAAAAAATATCAAATTAATAAAAAAACTATTGCTTCATGGTATGAAAATTTTAAGAAAGGAATTTTAAACACCAATAAAGGTCCAAAAGAATCATTTGAAAAAAGAGATTTAAACTATTACAAAGTTAGGTATGAATTACTAAAAAATCTTCATGACTTTTACAATTAA
- a CDS encoding DDE-type integrase/transposase/recombinase produces MKENNIQAEYVKHMRRKILIKQNRNKNIIKYPDLVNRNFNDIKERFSTLFTDVTYLIWNGKKHYQSTILDGYTKEIIDVKWSKFNNNKLVIDNLNDAINKIKKIKKYLNKTIIHSDHGYQYTSKDYNSKYLDNKIIISMGKNYHCADNIIIESFHSLLKKGTIHNKNYKSHNEYINDVKKWNKWYSNQKEKYIINESL; encoded by the coding sequence ATGAAAGAAAATAATATTCAAGCTGAATATGTAAAGCATATGCGTAGAAAAATATTAATAAAACAAAATAGAAATAAAAATATAATTAAATATCCTGATTTAGTAAATCGTAATTTTAATGATATTAAAGAAAGATTTTCAACTTTATTTACTGATGTAACTTATTTAATTTGAAATGGTAAAAAACATTATCAATCAACAATACTTGATGGATATACTAAAGAAATTATTGATGTAAAATGATCAAAATTTAATAATAACAAACTTGTAATTGATAATTTAAATGATGCAATTAATAAAATTAAAAAAATAAAAAAATATTTAAATAAAACAATAATTCATTCAGATCACGGATATCAATATACATCTAAAGATTACAATAGTAAATATTTAGATAACAAAATTATAATTTCAATGGGTAAAAATTATCATTGTGCAGACAACATTATTATTGAAAGTTTTCATTCATTACTTAAAAAAGGAACAATCCATAATAAAAATTATAAATCTCATAATGAATATATTAATGATGTTAAAAAATGAAATAAATGATATTCAAACCAAAAAGAAAAATATATAATAAATGAAAGTTTGTAA